One Rickettsia prowazekii str. Breinl genomic region harbors:
- the acpP gene encoding acyl carrier protein, whose product MEFKIMSTTDKIEQKVIEMVAEKLNKDKAIITTDSRFIEDLKADSLDTVELMMAIEVEYGIDIPDDEATKIKTVSDVIKYIKERQS is encoded by the coding sequence ATGGAGTTCAAAATTATGAGTACAACGGACAAGATCGAACAGAAAGTTATTGAAATGGTTGCTGAGAAGCTAAATAAAGATAAAGCGATAATAACTACAGATTCAAGATTTATAGAAGATTTGAAAGCTGATAGCCTTGATACCGTAGAGTTAATGATGGCAATAGAAGTTGAATACGGTATTGATATCCCTGATGATGAAGCCACTAAAATTAAAACCGTATCCGATGTCATAAAATATATCAAAGAACGCCAATCTTAA
- the fabG gene encoding 3-oxoacyl-ACP reductase FabG: MIDLTGKTSLITGASGGIGSAIARLLHKLGSKVIISGSNEEKLKSLGNALKDNYTIEVCNLANKEECSNLISKTSNLDILVCNAGITSDTLAIRMKDQDFDKVIDINLKANFILNREAIKKLIQKRYGRIINISSIVGIAGNPGQANYCASKAGLIGMTKSLSYEVATRGITVNAVAPGFIKSDMTDKLNEKQREAIVQKIPLGTYGIPEDVAYAVAFLASNNASYITGQTLHVNGGMLMV, from the coding sequence ATGATTGATTTAACAGGTAAAACTTCCTTAATTACAGGTGCTTCAGGTGGCATAGGAAGTGCCATAGCGCGGTTACTACATAAACTCGGGAGCAAGGTAATTATTAGCGGTAGTAATGAAGAAAAATTAAAATCACTTGGCAATGCTTTAAAAGATAATTATACCATAGAAGTATGTAATCTTGCGAATAAGGAAGAATGTAGTAATTTAATATCTAAAACATCAAATTTAGATATTTTAGTATGTAATGCCGGTATTACTAGTGATACACTCGCAATTAGAATGAAAGATCAAGATTTCGACAAAGTTATTGATATTAATTTGAAAGCCAATTTTATTTTAAATCGTGAAGCAATAAAAAAATTGATACAAAAAAGGTATGGACGCATTATTAACATATCTTCAATAGTAGGAATTGCAGGTAACCCAGGACAGGCTAATTATTGCGCTTCTAAAGCAGGTTTAATAGGTATGACCAAATCGCTATCTTACGAAGTTGCAACTAGAGGGATTACGGTTAATGCAGTAGCACCAGGATTTATTAAATCAGATATGACTGATAAACTCAATGAAAAACAACGAGAAGCAATAGTACAAAAAATTCCACTAGGTACTTATGGTATACCAGAAGACGTTGCATACGCAGTCGCATTTTTAGCAAGCAATAATGCATCATATATTACTGGTCAAACTCTACATGTAAACGGTGGTATGTTAATGGTATAA
- the recA gene encoding recombinase RecA, whose product MSNIDKERAIAAALAQIEKSYGKGSVMKLGQRPNVDIEAISTGSLGLDIALGIGGVPKGRIIEIFGPESSGKTTLTLHLIAESQKKGGTCAFIDAEHALDPAYAKKLGVNIDELIISQPDTGEQALEIADTLIRSGGIDMIIIDSVAALVPKSEIEGEMGDAQMASQARLMSQALRKLTASINRTNCITVFINQIRMKIGVMFGSPETTTGGNALKFYASVRIDIRRIGSIKDKEEVIGSQTKVKVVKNKVSPPFKTADFDIMYGSGISKEGEIIDLGVKLEIIEKSGSWFSYNKIRIGQGRENVKQYLKEHPQISNEIEKIIREKSSAITNINLDQTEE is encoded by the coding sequence ATGTCAAATATAGACAAGGAAAGAGCCATTGCTGCGGCACTCGCACAAATAGAAAAAAGCTACGGGAAAGGTTCCGTAATGAAATTAGGGCAACGTCCAAATGTTGATATAGAAGCAATATCAACAGGCTCACTTGGGCTAGATATAGCGCTTGGGATCGGAGGTGTACCTAAAGGCAGAATTATCGAGATTTTTGGACCTGAAAGCTCAGGTAAAACTACTTTGACACTACATTTAATTGCAGAATCTCAAAAGAAGGGTGGTACATGTGCTTTTATTGATGCAGAGCATGCCTTAGACCCAGCTTATGCAAAAAAATTAGGCGTAAACATTGATGAGCTTATCATTTCACAGCCTGATACAGGTGAACAAGCTCTAGAAATTGCTGATACGTTAATTCGCTCAGGCGGTATTGATATGATAATAATAGATAGTGTTGCAGCTTTAGTACCAAAATCAGAAATTGAAGGTGAAATGGGTGATGCTCAAATGGCTTCTCAAGCAAGATTAATGAGCCAAGCACTTCGTAAACTTACCGCATCAATTAATCGTACAAATTGTATTACTGTTTTTATCAACCAAATCAGGATGAAAATAGGTGTGATGTTTGGTAGCCCTGAAACTACAACAGGTGGTAATGCTTTAAAATTCTATGCTTCTGTTAGAATTGATATAAGAAGAATTGGCTCCATTAAAGATAAAGAAGAAGTGATAGGTAGCCAAACTAAAGTAAAAGTAGTCAAAAACAAAGTATCTCCCCCATTTAAAACTGCAGATTTTGATATAATGTATGGTTCAGGTATTTCAAAAGAAGGTGAAATAATCGATCTTGGTGTTAAGCTTGAGATTATTGAGAAATCAGGGTCGTGGTTTTCTTACAATAAAATACGCATAGGGCAAGGACGTGAAAACGTCAAACAATATTTAAAAGAACATCCACAAATTTCCAACGAAATTGAGAAAATAATACGAGAAAAATCGTCAGCAATTACTAATATAAATCTTGATCAAACGGAGGAATAA
- a CDS encoding DUF5460 family protein — translation MHNADCNWKNIMQSFTESPNDFSILHQECSSGLNIPINNIFTDTENNTHLLLDQTVTHNQNGTANILGKIYKVTNGYMFSQGDITSTNGANFLGLNQCTEEAAISVLQNYHSYKETLIPRASFINTLAETLNHLGLYLDNISPMEIGKYILDQFGKTYDEPTTEKSNNDTNCHEYSNSYYYVVALGTLALGSILGYTAKYVWDNYNGKIIKNENIELVRENKQLKFSTLLYENFKNNAFILDEIIKINNLNDIIKLAKSMQEFKSSISSLTNLNNEIIKLNSPSAIALNLASVSKILHEICDNLKGNDSFTTINNFAKLITMIRTENPDSEEYKASIKEILEIFSSHYEEIEELNYATPLLAIEAYSPLEIIE, via the coding sequence GTGCATAATGCAGATTGTAATTGGAAAAATATTATGCAATCTTTTACTGAGTCACCAAATGATTTTTCAATACTACACCAAGAGTGCAGCAGTGGTTTAAATATTCCAATAAATAATATTTTTACTGATACAGAAAATAATACGCATCTACTTTTAGATCAAACTGTAACACATAATCAAAACGGTACAGCTAATATTCTTGGCAAGATTTATAAAGTAACAAATGGTTATATGTTTTCGCAAGGTGATATTACCTCAACTAATGGAGCTAATTTCTTAGGTTTAAATCAATGTACTGAAGAAGCTGCTATTAGTGTTTTACAAAATTATCATTCTTATAAAGAAACTTTAATACCTCGTGCATCGTTTATCAATACTCTCGCAGAGACTCTAAATCACTTAGGACTATATTTAGATAATATATCTCCTATGGAAATAGGTAAGTATATTTTAGATCAATTCGGTAAAACTTATGATGAGCCTACTACAGAAAAGTCTAACAATGATACAAATTGCCATGAATATAGCAACTCTTATTATTATGTAGTAGCATTAGGAACATTAGCTCTAGGCAGTATCTTAGGATACACAGCTAAATATGTATGGGATAATTATAATGGAAAAATTATAAAAAACGAAAATATAGAATTAGTAAGAGAGAACAAACAATTAAAATTTTCAACACTACTATACGAAAATTTTAAGAACAATGCATTTATATTGGATGAAATTATAAAAATAAATAATTTAAATGATATTATAAAATTAGCAAAATCTATGCAGGAATTTAAGTCCTCAATATCATCACTAACTAATTTAAATAATGAAATTATAAAATTAAATTCACCATCTGCTATCGCATTAAACTTAGCTTCTGTAAGCAAAATATTACATGAAATATGTGATAATCTTAAAGGTAATGATAGCTTTACTACTATTAACAACTTTGCAAAGTTAATCACAATGATACGCACAGAAAATCCAGACTCTGAAGAATATAAAGCAAGTATTAAAGAAATATTGGAGATATTTAGCTCTCATTACGAAGAGATTGAAGAGCTAAATTACGCAACACCATTATTAGCTATTGAAGCTTATAGCCCCTTAGAGATAATTGAATAG
- the mnmE gene encoding tRNA uridine-5-carboxymethylaminomethyl(34) synthesis GTPase MnmE: protein METIFAQSSAFGKAGVAVFRISGPKSLEVLQLLTGRKDFKPRLMYYQQIIVPETNELIDNAMVVYFKLPNSFTGEDVVEIHTHGSKAISIMLINTLLNIADIRLAEAGEFTKRAFLNNKFDLTAAEGIADLINAETIMQHRQAVRQANGGLKELYNKWRNQLLKIISLLEAYIDFPDEDIPESILNDVNNTHKNIVNEISNYLNDNRRGELLNNGLKLAIIGPPNTGKSSLLNFLMQRNIAIVSNIAGTTRDIIEGHLDIGGYPIILQDTAGIRTESTDIIEQEGIKRAINSAKTANIKIVMFDAEKLDSSINNDITGLIDENTIVIINKIDLIEPNKTFAIENRYKCLRVSVKNNIALSNILKNIENIAENLAGVTETPYITNQRHRHYLKQALSHLIDFNLDNDLVLATEDIRMTVRCIGLITGVINVEEILNEIFKNFCIGK, encoded by the coding sequence GTGGAAACGATATTTGCACAAAGCTCCGCATTCGGTAAAGCAGGAGTAGCGGTTTTTAGGATTTCAGGCCCTAAAAGCCTAGAGGTTTTGCAATTACTTACAGGTCGAAAAGACTTTAAACCAAGATTAATGTATTATCAACAAATTATTGTACCTGAAACCAATGAGCTCATTGACAATGCTATGGTTGTTTATTTTAAGCTACCTAATAGTTTTACTGGCGAAGATGTAGTCGAGATTCATACGCACGGAAGTAAAGCTATTTCTATAATGCTAATTAATACATTATTAAATATAGCTGATATTCGTTTAGCAGAAGCAGGAGAATTTACAAAAAGAGCTTTTTTAAATAATAAATTCGATTTAACAGCAGCAGAGGGAATAGCAGATTTAATTAATGCCGAAACTATTATGCAGCATAGGCAAGCCGTTAGACAAGCAAACGGAGGCCTTAAAGAATTATATAATAAGTGGCGTAATCAGCTTTTAAAGATTATCTCTCTACTTGAAGCTTATATTGATTTCCCTGATGAAGATATACCGGAGAGCATACTTAATGACGTTAATAACACTCATAAAAACATTGTAAATGAAATATCTAATTATCTTAATGATAACAGACGAGGAGAATTACTAAATAATGGTCTTAAACTTGCAATTATTGGTCCACCAAATACAGGTAAATCTAGTTTATTAAACTTCTTGATGCAAAGAAATATAGCAATTGTCTCAAATATTGCAGGAACTACTAGAGATATAATAGAGGGACATTTAGACATTGGCGGCTACCCTATTATTTTGCAAGATACAGCAGGTATAAGAACAGAAAGTACTGACATTATAGAGCAAGAAGGTATAAAAAGAGCTATTAATTCTGCTAAAACAGCAAATATTAAAATTGTTATGTTTGATGCCGAAAAATTAGATTCATCTATAAATAATGATATTACAGGTTTAATTGATGAAAATACTATCGTAATCATTAATAAAATTGATTTAATTGAGCCAAATAAAACCTTTGCTATTGAAAATAGATATAAATGCTTAAGAGTTTCAGTAAAAAATAATATTGCTCTTTCAAATATTTTAAAAAATATTGAAAATATTGCTGAAAATCTGGCAGGTGTTACAGAAACCCCTTATATAACAAATCAGCGTCATCGTCATTATTTAAAACAAGCTCTCTCGCATTTAATAGATTTTAACTTAGACAATGATTTAGTACTCGCAACTGAAGATATTAGAATGACAGTACGCTGCATTGGTCTTATTACAGGCGTTATTAATGTAGAAGAAATACTAAACGAAATCTTTAAAAATTTCTGCATAGGTAAATGA
- a CDS encoding NAD-glutamate dehydrogenase: protein MVSKTLNFRRLNCQIPNYKTKILELSKERESSPIYIDFIQKFLNYIPIDYDFENREKLFQNFADEAFKFFQQRVDRARKISITKSVIENDPAINILILLDNKPHIVDVIICLLKNMNLQAKFLLHPVINCMRNSQGELEKIYENSVLDEKSELILHLTILGNFDDKTTQFLTEAINERLEELQQSYIHLPQLLTKLQDLSKNIIDNDKFNFGEAKEFLNWLQNDNLVLLGTFDFEVKSLKLSNEIGVAKIWQEVRDEIDDIIKCSANTLYQNQLIILGKVNSISLIHSDNLIDYILVKKFDSSGEYISGSIIFGIYNANMYYYSISNIPILRQKFNFVIEKAGFSLSGYNADKLRILIESLPRAALIQIDQSDLYCMCLHMLSSMMSKKLKLFIQYDWSNSFLNIIIFLPRERLTAEIHNMIDCYLSEKFGSKILSNYITEVAGNFSYLFVTLEAQGVHKINFEAEIIQQDLDRISTRWSEDFYFKLSKKFGEYQAGINLKIFDNVFPPDYRQKFSPEIALIDIEYLKNASESQACMFNLVSVNETEFYLKIYSPKVKLALSNILPSIENLGFKAIDEQTFAIKEAMEIKESWIYNFILTSIVPVKDNISALKINVEEALDQMALGMLANDSLSKLIVLAGFNWKQVKLIKALTRYLHQTGFSYGKGYVQLTLLKHPEYTKMLVNLFDIKFNPKHPDNNYDAIQDKLNNYLVTVEMSSEDKVLRSMLGIVNAITRTNYYQPHKHIFSFKFDSSKVPNLPKPIPFAEVFVYSRNFEAIHLRGGPVSRGGLRWSDRAEDYRFEILGLMKAQMTKNSVIVPVGSKGGFYVNFTEEGLTRDEYMEKVVECYKNFLRGLLDITDNIIDGKVVHPKDMIIYDTQDPYLVVAADKGTASFSDYANSVAKEYNYWLDDAFASGGSAGYDHKKMAITSKGAWISVTNHFKTLGLDVQKDNITVVGIGDMSGDVFGNGMLRSKAIKLVAAFNHKHIFIDPNPNPLLSFNERLRLFNLNGSNWSDYDSTLISKGGNVFERSSKLLKLSPEIKELLDINANEMSPEELIRAILKADVDLLWNGGIGTYIKAKTENNLEIGDKANDNLRCNGEEIRAKVIAEGGNVGVSQRGRVEYAKKGGRINADFIDNSAGVDCSDHEVNIKIALSSAVTSGKITLEERNKLLIDMTKQVEELVLLDNYKQTEAITIMQLSPTLTVNILSQFIDILEEEKVLERDNEFLPSVEELNRRATSGEVLTRPELCVLLSYSKRAAYHELINSTFFHDKYFDAYLIDYFPKMMQKKFRNEILSHPLKYEIIKTVTINKIINQLGGPLISIVKLEIGAPLCDIIRSYTIICEIFALDDIWETISNLSTHVDYNVKIDMFTEVTKLMRRGISWFIKNSKHPINISETIEEFRGPAQNLRKMISTLLVGEAKVRFAEKLNYYTTSGVEESFAATIATFDNLISVFDIIYVTKETDGNNTKIAKAYFDISNMFSLDWLRKVCDKQLNDSFWRRLGLQSLKDDLYDKQRRLLIKIINKSKTTIDLNLWIDNNNNLVSNFLDFIKEIKAQETIDLNIIILANKKFEIFLQKLE, encoded by the coding sequence ATGGTATCAAAAACATTAAACTTTAGACGTTTAAATTGTCAAATCCCGAATTATAAAACTAAAATTCTAGAACTAAGCAAGGAACGTGAGTCAAGTCCCATATATATAGATTTTATTCAGAAGTTTTTAAATTATATTCCTATAGATTATGATTTTGAGAATAGGGAAAAGTTATTTCAAAATTTTGCAGATGAAGCATTTAAATTTTTTCAGCAAAGGGTAGACAGAGCAAGAAAAATATCAATAACAAAGTCAGTTATCGAAAATGATCCAGCCATAAATATCTTGATATTATTGGATAATAAGCCACATATTGTTGATGTTATTATATGTTTGCTTAAAAACATGAATTTACAAGCTAAGTTTTTACTACATCCGGTAATAAACTGTATGCGAAATAGTCAAGGAGAATTAGAAAAAATATATGAAAATTCTGTATTGGATGAAAAATCAGAATTGATACTCCATTTAACAATTTTAGGAAATTTTGATGATAAAACTACTCAATTTTTAACTGAGGCTATAAATGAAAGATTAGAAGAGTTACAACAGAGCTATATACATTTACCACAATTGCTTACAAAATTACAAGATTTATCTAAGAATATAATTGATAATGACAAATTCAATTTTGGAGAGGCAAAAGAATTCTTAAATTGGTTACAAAACGATAATTTAGTTTTATTAGGGACTTTTGATTTTGAGGTAAAATCTTTAAAATTAAGCAATGAAATAGGAGTTGCAAAAATATGGCAAGAAGTAAGGGATGAAATTGATGATATTATAAAATGTTCTGCTAATACTTTATATCAAAATCAATTAATAATACTAGGTAAAGTAAATAGTATATCACTTATCCATTCAGATAATTTGATTGACTATATTCTAGTGAAAAAATTTGACTCTTCGGGTGAATATATTTCAGGAAGTATAATTTTCGGTATATATAATGCAAATATGTATTACTATTCAATAAGTAATATTCCAATCTTACGACAAAAGTTTAATTTTGTAATTGAGAAAGCTGGTTTTTCATTATCTGGTTATAATGCTGATAAATTAAGAATTTTAATTGAATCATTACCAAGAGCAGCATTAATACAGATTGATCAAAGTGATTTATATTGTATGTGTTTACATATGCTCTCAAGTATGATGAGTAAGAAACTTAAACTATTTATTCAATATGATTGGTCGAATTCTTTTCTTAATATTATAATTTTTCTACCAAGAGAACGTTTAACTGCCGAAATACACAATATGATAGATTGTTATTTATCGGAAAAATTTGGTAGTAAAATTTTATCCAATTATATAACAGAAGTAGCTGGTAATTTTTCTTATCTTTTTGTAACACTTGAAGCACAGGGTGTACATAAAATAAATTTTGAAGCAGAAATAATACAGCAAGATTTAGATCGTATATCTACACGTTGGAGTGAAGATTTTTATTTTAAACTTTCTAAAAAATTTGGCGAATATCAAGCAGGTATTAATTTAAAGATTTTTGATAATGTTTTTCCACCAGATTATAGACAAAAATTTTCTCCAGAAATAGCTTTAATAGATATTGAATATTTAAAGAACGCAAGCGAGTCACAAGCCTGTATGTTTAATTTAGTTTCTGTGAATGAAACAGAATTTTACTTAAAAATATATAGTCCAAAAGTAAAACTTGCACTTTCTAATATATTACCGTCAATAGAAAATTTAGGTTTTAAGGCGATTGATGAACAAACTTTTGCAATTAAAGAGGCAATGGAAATCAAAGAAAGTTGGATATATAATTTTATTTTAACTTCTATTGTACCGGTCAAAGATAATATTTCCGCATTAAAAATAAATGTTGAAGAAGCTTTAGACCAAATGGCACTTGGTATGCTTGCTAATGATTCTTTAAGTAAATTAATAGTGCTTGCAGGTTTTAATTGGAAGCAAGTTAAACTTATTAAAGCTTTAACAAGATATTTACATCAAACAGGATTTAGTTACGGTAAAGGTTATGTACAGTTAACATTACTAAAACATCCAGAATATACAAAAATGTTGGTAAATCTATTTGATATAAAATTTAATCCTAAACATCCAGATAACAATTATGATGCAATTCAAGATAAACTAAATAATTACTTAGTAACCGTTGAAATGAGTAGTGAAGATAAAGTACTACGTAGTATGCTCGGTATAGTTAATGCTATTACTCGCACAAATTATTATCAACCACATAAACATATTTTTTCATTTAAATTTGATTCTTCAAAAGTACCGAATTTACCTAAGCCGATTCCATTTGCTGAAGTATTTGTTTATTCTAGAAATTTTGAAGCTATTCATTTAAGAGGTGGACCAGTGTCACGTGGAGGACTACGATGGTCAGATAGAGCTGAAGATTATAGATTTGAGATTCTTGGACTGATGAAAGCACAAATGACTAAGAATTCAGTTATTGTACCTGTTGGATCTAAAGGCGGTTTTTATGTTAATTTTACTGAGGAAGGACTTACTCGTGATGAATATATGGAAAAAGTGGTAGAATGCTATAAGAATTTTCTTAGAGGTTTATTAGATATAACTGATAATATCATTGACGGTAAAGTAGTACATCCTAAAGATATGATTATTTATGATACACAAGATCCTTATTTAGTAGTTGCTGCTGATAAAGGTACAGCATCATTTTCAGATTATGCTAATAGCGTCGCAAAAGAATATAATTATTGGCTTGATGATGCTTTTGCTTCCGGTGGTTCTGCAGGTTACGATCATAAAAAAATGGCTATTACTTCTAAAGGAGCTTGGATTTCTGTAACTAATCACTTTAAAACCTTAGGTTTAGATGTCCAAAAAGACAATATTACTGTCGTAGGTATAGGAGATATGTCAGGTGACGTATTTGGTAATGGTATGCTAAGATCAAAGGCTATTAAGTTAGTTGCGGCCTTTAATCATAAACATATATTTATTGATCCTAATCCTAATCCTTTATTAAGTTTTAATGAGCGTTTACGTTTATTTAATTTAAATGGGTCTAATTGGTCCGATTATGATTCTACGCTTATTTCTAAAGGTGGAAATGTATTTGAACGTAGTAGTAAATTACTAAAATTATCACCAGAAATTAAAGAGTTACTTGATATAAATGCTAATGAGATGTCACCGGAAGAATTAATTAGAGCTATTTTAAAAGCCGATGTTGATTTACTGTGGAATGGAGGCATAGGTACTTATATTAAGGCTAAAACAGAAAATAATTTGGAAATCGGTGATAAAGCAAATGATAATCTTAGATGTAATGGTGAGGAAATTAGAGCAAAGGTTATAGCAGAAGGTGGTAACGTTGGTGTATCACAGAGAGGTAGAGTTGAATATGCTAAAAAAGGTGGGCGCATAAATGCTGATTTTATTGATAATTCAGCAGGTGTTGATTGTTCTGATCATGAGGTAAATATCAAGATTGCTTTAAGTAGCGCTGTAACATCAGGAAAAATTACCTTAGAAGAACGTAATAAACTTTTAATTGATATGACAAAGCAAGTTGAAGAGTTAGTATTACTTGATAATTATAAGCAAACCGAAGCAATAACGATTATGCAACTATCTCCTACTTTAACTGTTAATATACTTAGTCAATTTATAGATATTTTAGAAGAAGAAAAAGTATTAGAGCGAGATAATGAATTCTTACCTAGTGTAGAAGAATTGAATAGAAGAGCTACTAGTGGTGAAGTATTGACTCGTCCTGAGCTTTGTGTATTGCTCTCGTACAGTAAGAGAGCTGCTTATCATGAGTTAATTAATTCTACTTTTTTCCATGATAAATATTTTGATGCATACCTTATAGATTATTTCCCGAAAATGATGCAAAAAAAGTTTCGTAATGAAATTTTATCTCATCCTCTTAAATATGAGATTATTAAAACCGTTACCATAAATAAAATAATTAATCAGCTAGGAGGGCCGCTTATTAGTATTGTCAAGCTTGAGATTGGTGCTCCTCTTTGTGATATAATAAGATCATATACAATTATTTGTGAAATTTTTGCTCTCGATGATATATGGGAAACTATAAGTAATCTATCTACTCATGTAGATTACAATGTAAAAATTGATATGTTTACTGAAGTAACAAAATTAATGCGTAGGGGTATTTCATGGTTTATTAAAAATTCAAAACATCCTATTAATATTAGTGAAACTATAGAAGAGTTTAGAGGCCCTGCACAAAACTTAAGAAAAATGATAAGTACTTTATTAGTCGGCGAAGCTAAAGTAAGATTTGCAGAAAAATTAAATTATTATACAACTAGCGGTGTAGAGGAATCATTTGCTGCTACTATTGCTACATTCGACAATTTAATTTCAGTATTTGACATTATATATGTAACAAAAGAGACTGACGGCAATAATACTAAGATAGCAAAAGCTTATTTTGATATAAGCAATATGTTTAGTCTTGATTGGTTACGTAAAGTTTGTGATAAGCAATTAAATGATTCATTTTGGCGCCGTCTCGGTCTTCAATCGCTAAAAGATGATTTATATGACAAACAACGTAGATTATTAATAAAAATAATTAATAAATCTAAAACAACTATTGATTTAAATTTATGGATTGATAATAATAATAACTTAGTTAGCAATTTTCTTGATTTTATTAAAGAAATAAAAGCTCAAGAAACTATAGACTTAAATATAATTATTTTAGCAAATAAGAAATTTGAAATTTTCTTACAAAAACTTGAGTAA
- a CDS encoding helix-turn-helix domain-containing protein, with the protein MSSMLKQIRLDAGKSLNQVSSDLKISKKYLVALEEGDFDVLPGEVYVRGYLKLYLDYLNVKDRNTAQIEATKQNESEKLLINKRATALINYKRKKQLVLISIMMLSIIIVSHQFIINVTN; encoded by the coding sequence ATGTCATCAATGCTTAAGCAAATTAGATTAGATGCCGGTAAAAGTTTAAATCAGGTATCTAGTGATTTAAAAATTAGTAAAAAATATTTAGTAGCTTTAGAAGAGGGTGATTTTGATGTTTTACCTGGTGAAGTATATGTGAGAGGTTACTTAAAATTATATTTAGATTATCTCAATGTGAAAGATCGCAATACAGCGCAGATAGAAGCAACAAAACAGAATGAATCTGAAAAATTATTAATTAATAAAAGAGCTACGGCATTGATAAATTATAAACGTAAAAAACAATTAGTACTTATATCGATTATGATGTTATCAATTATTATTGTAAGTCATCAATTCATAATTAATGTAACTAATTAA
- a CDS encoding cell division protein ZapA: MPIVTVTLNNKSFQLYCNNGDEEKVLSLADKLNDKIAEIKLSSPTASFDLLLVMASLNAQAEIAILTEKLYKNGFQNNNHEEEKFAETLTTIASYLENLARKMEK; the protein is encoded by the coding sequence ATGCCAATTGTTACGGTAACATTAAATAATAAGAGTTTCCAATTATATTGTAATAATGGTGATGAAGAAAAAGTACTATCTTTAGCAGATAAATTGAATGATAAAATAGCAGAAATTAAACTTAGTAGTCCGACAGCCTCTTTTGATCTACTATTAGTTATGGCCTCTCTTAATGCTCAAGCTGAAATCGCTATCCTCACAGAAAAGCTTTATAAAAATGGCTTTCAGAATAATAATCACGAAGAAGAAAAATTTGCAGAAACCCTAACTACTATAGCAAGTTATCTAGAAAACCTTGCACGTAAAATGGAAAAGTGA